The following proteins are encoded in a genomic region of Natrinema sp. DC36:
- a CDS encoding cation:proton antiporter produces MAVIEPLGHHELLLVIVQLTLLLFVARAVGEAFSRIGQPTVVGELLAGVLLGPSVFGLVAPGVYGSLFAVSESQFHLLEVISWLGLIMLLIVTGLETDVDLIVSKGRTAAILSLGGIIVPFTTGFALGWVLPVTFIASPDQRLVFSLFIGTAMSISAIPVIAKVLIELDVIRRDIGQLILAAGMIDDTIGWILLAIVAGLARTGVVDIGSVATTLFSVLVFLGLSFTIGRRFVAALVRWVGTVLGSDVALISTVMVLALAAGAVTQYVGLEAILGAFVVGVLVGQVKRFSYELRHTLEVITLGVFAPLFFAIAGLRMNVAALFDTTVFAAGLVVFGVACFGKFAGIMGASRLAGLSRWEGITIGGGMNARGAMEIIVATVGLGAGILTTDMYSIIVAVAIATSLIAPAIMRWSIPKIEMSEGERERIEREEFLRKSFVNNLGRILLPTRGGADSRYAARLLEPLVRDREIDLEVMYVNDASDDSDGTHGGLFRRLRSSRFAPGRAERESERSAAVSPAEADRFFEPIERRLRERDQPSRTFVRTARGTVADTILEELNAGYDLAVLGESAVGDRPGESLFSTTVDRIIQETTCPKMVVSTPFAPDSSLDRADERIDRILLPTVGTVSNRHAAEVAFTIAAAENALVEIVHVVDEPHFDDRFATRPDLSEHVRIGEQLVDREAAFGRRLGATVLTRVSLSETPEAEIVDLADRTDADLIVLGSNMRPISRRAFLGHRVEYVVRNAPCPVAVLSSL; encoded by the coding sequence ATGGCAGTTATCGAACCGCTCGGGCACCACGAACTGCTTCTCGTCATCGTCCAGCTCACGCTGTTGCTCTTCGTCGCACGAGCGGTAGGCGAGGCGTTCAGTCGGATCGGCCAGCCGACGGTCGTCGGGGAACTGCTCGCGGGCGTTCTGCTCGGCCCTTCAGTGTTCGGCCTCGTCGCACCGGGCGTCTACGGATCGCTGTTTGCGGTCTCGGAGAGCCAGTTCCACCTGCTCGAGGTCATCTCGTGGCTCGGTCTCATCATGTTGTTGATCGTCACCGGTCTCGAGACGGATGTCGATCTCATCGTCAGCAAGGGACGAACTGCGGCCATCCTCTCGCTCGGCGGAATCATCGTCCCCTTTACGACCGGATTCGCGCTGGGCTGGGTGCTCCCGGTAACGTTCATCGCTTCGCCCGACCAGCGACTCGTATTCAGTCTCTTTATCGGGACGGCCATGAGCATCTCCGCGATCCCCGTTATCGCGAAGGTGCTCATCGAACTCGACGTCATCCGTCGCGACATCGGGCAACTGATCCTCGCCGCGGGGATGATCGACGATACGATCGGATGGATACTGTTGGCGATCGTCGCGGGACTCGCTCGAACCGGCGTCGTCGATATCGGATCGGTCGCGACGACTCTTTTCTCGGTGCTCGTCTTTCTCGGACTCTCGTTTACGATCGGTCGTCGGTTCGTCGCCGCACTCGTTCGCTGGGTCGGAACCGTCCTCGGCAGTGACGTCGCGTTGATATCCACGGTGATGGTGCTCGCGCTCGCGGCGGGCGCGGTCACTCAGTACGTGGGGCTCGAGGCGATCCTGGGAGCGTTCGTCGTCGGGGTACTGGTCGGGCAGGTCAAGCGCTTTTCCTACGAACTCCGGCACACCCTCGAAGTGATCACGCTCGGCGTCTTCGCGCCGCTGTTCTTCGCGATCGCTGGACTGCGAATGAACGTCGCCGCCCTGTTCGATACGACGGTATTCGCCGCGGGACTCGTCGTCTTCGGCGTGGCGTGTTTCGGGAAGTTCGCCGGGATCATGGGCGCGTCCCGGCTGGCCGGCCTCTCGAGGTGGGAGGGAATCACGATCGGTGGCGGCATGAACGCTCGCGGAGCGATGGAAATCATCGTCGCGACCGTCGGACTCGGCGCGGGCATCTTGACGACGGATATGTACAGCATCATCGTCGCGGTCGCCATCGCGACCTCGCTGATCGCACCGGCGATCATGCGGTGGTCGATCCCCAAAATCGAGATGAGCGAGGGAGAGCGCGAGCGCATCGAACGCGAGGAATTCCTCCGGAAGAGTTTCGTCAACAACCTCGGGAGGATCCTGTTGCCGACCCGGGGCGGGGCGGACAGCCGATACGCCGCCCGTCTCCTCGAGCCGCTCGTTCGCGATCGCGAGATCGATCTGGAGGTGATGTACGTGAACGACGCTTCCGACGACTCGGACGGAACCCACGGCGGACTTTTCCGGAGGCTCCGGAGTAGCCGCTTCGCACCGGGACGAGCGGAACGCGAATCCGAGCGGAGTGCCGCCGTTTCGCCCGCCGAGGCCGACCGGTTTTTCGAACCGATCGAACGCCGATTACGCGAACGGGATCAGCCCTCGAGAACGTTCGTTCGAACCGCTCGAGGTACCGTCGCCGACACGATTCTCGAGGAGCTGAACGCTGGCTACGATCTCGCCGTCCTCGGCGAATCGGCCGTCGGCGACCGTCCCGGCGAATCCCTGTTCAGCACGACGGTCGACCGCATCATTCAGGAGACGACGTGCCCGAAGATGGTCGTCAGTACACCGTTCGCTCCGGATTCGTCGCTCGATCGGGCGGACGAGCGCATCGACCGGATCCTCCTCCCGACGGTCGGCACGGTGTCCAATCGCCACGCCGCCGAGGTCGCGTTCACCATCGCCGCGGCGGAAAACGCGCTCGTCGAAATCGTTCACGTCGTCGACGAGCCCCACTTCGACGATCGGTTCGCAACGCGACCGGACCTCTCCGAGCACGTTCGGATCGGCGAACAGCTCGTCGATCGAGAGGCGGCGTTCGGCAGACGACTCGGCGCGACGGTGCTGACGAGAGTGTCGCTCTCGGAGACTCCCGAAGCGGAAATCGTCGATCTCGCCGACCGGACCGACGCCGACTTGATCGTTCTGGGGTCGAACATGCGTCCGATCTCCCGGCGAGCGTTTCTCGGTCACCGCGTCGAGTACGTCGTCCGGAACGCTCCGTGTCCGGTCGCGGTACTCAGTTCGCTCTGA
- a CDS encoding aminotransferase class III-fold pyridoxal phosphate-dependent enzyme, giving the protein MDRATVEPQVETIPGDRAREWVDYHHRFAAPSTYVYEFVWDAGGEAIGPFCTDVDGNVLLDFTSHVAAAPLGYNNPTICEKLRAFDLVDPLKIAGQDFYVSGGGRPDDPDFPGPTQLMDRLVAMTDHYDMDRVFLSNSGAEAVENAIKICYAAGGHRAFTFDGAFHGRTLGALSLNRSKAVHRSGFPEIPGVVSVPYPATDEAYETHWRTDGPGGNVVADALHPERGVVDPDEVAYLILEPIQGEGGYRVAHPESARDLEALREAYGLRIVADEIQSGLGRTGELWAVDHLDLTPDVITSGKGLRVGATISRSDVFPTEKSRLSSTWGAGDLVAAMQGVLTIDTIHEDDLLANVRERGAQFRTRLEDAIVDGDAPGAIDVRGRGLMLAVEFDTKARRDAVLEGAFERGLLTLGCGYKTLRLLPPLDVTEREIDLGARLLFESIEGVAADRS; this is encoded by the coding sequence ATGGACCGAGCAACGGTCGAACCGCAGGTAGAGACCATTCCCGGCGACCGGGCCCGTGAGTGGGTCGACTACCACCATCGGTTCGCCGCCCCGAGCACGTACGTGTACGAGTTCGTCTGGGACGCGGGCGGCGAGGCCATCGGCCCGTTCTGCACCGACGTGGACGGCAACGTCCTGCTCGATTTCACGAGCCACGTCGCCGCCGCGCCGCTGGGCTACAACAATCCGACGATTTGCGAGAAGCTCCGCGCGTTCGACCTCGTCGATCCGCTCAAAATCGCGGGTCAGGACTTCTACGTCAGCGGCGGCGGCCGACCCGACGATCCCGACTTTCCCGGGCCGACGCAGCTGATGGATCGGTTAGTGGCGATGACGGACCACTACGACATGGACCGGGTCTTCCTCTCGAACTCCGGGGCCGAGGCCGTCGAGAACGCGATCAAGATCTGCTACGCCGCGGGCGGCCACCGCGCGTTCACCTTCGACGGCGCGTTCCACGGCCGAACGCTCGGCGCGCTCTCGCTCAACCGCTCGAAGGCCGTCCACCGGAGCGGCTTCCCCGAAATTCCGGGCGTCGTCAGCGTCCCGTATCCCGCGACCGACGAGGCGTACGAAACTCACTGGCGGACCGACGGCCCCGGCGGCAACGTCGTCGCCGACGCGCTCCACCCCGAGCGCGGCGTGGTCGACCCCGACGAGGTCGCCTACCTCATCCTCGAGCCGATTCAGGGTGAGGGTGGCTATCGAGTCGCCCACCCCGAGTCCGCCCGCGACCTCGAGGCGCTACGCGAGGCGTACGGCCTCCGGATCGTCGCCGACGAGATCCAGTCCGGACTCGGACGGACGGGCGAACTGTGGGCCGTCGATCACCTCGATCTCACGCCGGACGTCATCACGAGCGGGAAGGGCCTGCGCGTGGGCGCGACGATCTCGCGATCGGATGTCTTCCCCACCGAAAAGAGCCGCCTCTCCTCGACGTGGGGCGCTGGCGATCTCGTCGCCGCCATGCAGGGCGTGCTCACGATCGATACCATCCACGAGGACGACCTGCTGGCGAACGTTCGCGAGCGAGGTGCACAGTTTCGGACGCGACTCGAGGACGCCATCGTCGACGGCGACGCACCCGGCGCGATCGACGTTCGCGGCCGCGGGCTGATGCTCGCCGTCGAATTCGATACCAAGGCGCGCCGGGACGCGGTGCTCGAGGGCGCGTTCGAACGCGGGCTGTTGACCCTCGGCTGTGGTTACAAGACGCTACGATTGCTGCCGCCGCTCGACGTGACCGAGCGGGAGATCGATCTCGGAGCGCGATTGCTCTTCGAGTCGATCGAGGGCGTTGCGGCGGACCGTTCGTAA
- a CDS encoding MgtC/SapB family protein → MNEVALQVADAPLEETVVRIALAGALGMFLGLEREWSQKSAGIRTFSLISLLAAVFTVLVVETEGVIGESLLVLGGVLVIVQGVLLAVQGLMSEDDTGLSLTTSVSMLVAYGVGALVTVGFILEGVTVAVLSSLLLVLKRELHEFAWGLSHQEMRSTTEFAILAFVIYPILPAETTVEFAGLTIPLEPQVIWLMVVAVAGIGIANYAIVSTYGGRGIAITGFFGGLASSTAVVGTMLDHVNQRPEASSYAVAAILLANAAMAARNLAIAVGFTAGSGSEILLEAIVPLGAVIVLAFAVAALTADWSESGPMELESPFSLKNALGFGAVFLVVLVFGSLAETWFGTLGFYATAVASGFVSSAGATTSAVVLYRGGQLGAAEATIAILLATVSSIVVKALLAATSTNDGFRNRVAIYSTILLVGGALASAFVVV, encoded by the coding sequence GTGAACGAGGTCGCGCTGCAGGTTGCCGACGCGCCGCTCGAGGAGACGGTCGTTCGGATCGCGCTGGCCGGCGCGCTGGGGATGTTTCTCGGGCTCGAACGTGAGTGGTCCCAGAAGTCCGCCGGTATCAGAACGTTCTCGCTGATTAGCCTGCTCGCCGCCGTCTTTACCGTTCTCGTCGTCGAAACCGAGGGTGTCATCGGCGAAAGCCTCCTGGTGCTCGGCGGCGTGCTCGTGATTGTTCAGGGCGTGTTGCTCGCGGTCCAGGGGCTCATGAGCGAGGACGACACCGGGCTCTCGCTGACGACATCGGTCTCGATGCTCGTCGCCTACGGTGTCGGTGCGCTGGTTACCGTCGGCTTCATCCTCGAGGGGGTCACCGTCGCCGTCCTCTCGTCGCTGTTGCTCGTGTTGAAGCGAGAGCTCCACGAGTTCGCGTGGGGACTCTCCCACCAGGAGATGCGCTCGACGACCGAGTTCGCCATCCTCGCGTTCGTCATCTACCCGATACTCCCCGCCGAGACGACCGTCGAGTTCGCCGGGCTAACGATCCCGCTCGAGCCGCAGGTCATCTGGCTGATGGTCGTCGCCGTGGCGGGAATCGGGATCGCCAACTACGCGATCGTCTCCACCTACGGCGGTCGCGGTATCGCGATCACCGGCTTTTTCGGCGGGCTGGCCTCCTCGACGGCGGTCGTCGGGACGATGCTCGATCACGTCAATCAGCGACCCGAGGCGTCCTCCTACGCCGTCGCTGCCATCTTGCTCGCGAACGCCGCGATGGCCGCGCGAAACCTTGCGATCGCGGTCGGCTTCACCGCCGGGAGCGGCTCCGAGATCCTCCTCGAGGCGATCGTTCCGCTCGGAGCCGTCATCGTCCTCGCGTTCGCCGTCGCCGCGCTCACCGCCGACTGGAGCGAGTCTGGCCCGATGGAACTCGAGAGCCCGTTTTCACTGAAAAACGCGCTCGGATTCGGGGCCGTCTTCCTCGTTGTCCTCGTGTTCGGCTCGCTGGCGGAGACGTGGTTCGGCACGCTGGGCTTCTACGCGACCGCGGTCGCCAGCGGTTTCGTCTCGAGTGCCGGCGCGACCACCTCGGCGGTCGTCCTCTACCGCGGCGGGCAACTGGGGGCCGCCGAGGCGACGATCGCAATTTTGCTCGCGACGGTCTCGAGCATCGTCGTCAAGGCCCTGCTGGCTGCGACGTCGACGAACGACGGCTTCCGGAACCGAGTCGCTATCTACAGCACGATCCTACTGGTTGGCGGTGCGCTCGCGTCGGCGTTCGTCGTCGTATAG
- a CDS encoding PadR family transcriptional regulator: MYDLTGFQRDLLYVIAGEDEPHGLAIKEELEQYYEKEIHHGRLYPNLDTLVDKGLVEKGRRDRRTNFYTLTRRGRRELEARREWETQYVEL; this comes from the coding sequence ATGTACGACCTGACAGGATTTCAGCGTGACTTGCTCTACGTCATCGCTGGCGAGGACGAACCTCACGGACTGGCGATCAAAGAGGAGCTCGAACAGTACTACGAGAAGGAGATCCATCACGGTCGGCTCTATCCCAACCTCGACACCCTCGTCGACAAGGGACTCGTCGAAAAGGGCCGCCGAGACCGTCGAACGAACTTCTACACGCTCACCCGCCGCGGTCGCCGCGAACTCGAAGCCCGCCGCGAGTGGGAGACACAGTACGTCGAGCTGTAG